Proteins encoded together in one Desulfosporosinus meridiei DSM 13257 window:
- a CDS encoding CoA-binding protein, which yields MAREKKIYPLADGLSTQDTFAVLGDIEKFKKHKHAWKVWQALKEFRCTAYPVAEGLGRLDGSKVYSTLTELTDKVTVIVPCLLPEKLTSLVPDAVAAGCSKIWFQEQTWSKDLQEECDRAGLEVIRGCVLRHRIYPSKISLRYLSPCYWHGLRDAKVPLKRYGR from the coding sequence ATGGCGCGGGAAAAGAAGATTTACCCTTTAGCCGATGGGTTATCGACTCAGGATACATTTGCAGTTTTGGGAGATATTGAGAAATTCAAAAAACATAAACATGCCTGGAAGGTTTGGCAGGCCTTAAAGGAATTTAGATGTACGGCTTATCCTGTTGCGGAAGGTTTGGGGCGTTTAGATGGGAGCAAGGTCTACTCCACCTTAACTGAGCTGACGGATAAAGTAACAGTTATTGTCCCATGCTTACTCCCTGAAAAGCTTACATCCTTGGTTCCGGATGCAGTAGCTGCAGGGTGCAGTAAAATTTGGTTTCAGGAACAAACCTGGTCTAAAGATCTCCAAGAAGAATGCGACAGGGCCGGGCTTGAGGTTATTCGAGGGTGCGTACTTCGTCATAGAATCTACCCGTCAAAAATAAGTTTGCGCTACTTAAGTCCCTGTTACTGGCATGGGCTGAGAGATGCCAAAGTACCCCTAAAACGGTATGGCAGGTAA
- the sigF gene encoding RNA polymerase sporulation sigma factor SigF — MIQRLSEMNLPHFPLLSDKEMMEYLHAAKEGDAEARERLINCNLKLIFNLVQRFSHRGYELEDLFQIGTIGLIKAIDKFDFSYGVKFSTYAVPMIIGEIRRFLRDDHPVKVPRSYKELVYKVNRARDELSATLGREATIGEIANSIGVDRDEIVAALEAIQSPTSIYDTLYQDDSDPIYVLDQLSEEKDLDPGWFEKIALNEVLDKLPEREKRVLLMRFYEDKTQSQIASLLNLSQVQISRIERAALLRIRQLSQVNDRSDIDYGDKSD, encoded by the coding sequence ATGATTCAACGATTATCAGAAATGAATCTCCCCCATTTCCCTTTGCTCTCAGATAAAGAGATGATGGAATACCTTCATGCCGCTAAAGAAGGTGACGCTGAGGCTCGTGAACGTTTAATCAATTGTAACTTGAAACTAATATTTAATTTGGTTCAACGTTTTTCACATCGTGGTTATGAACTGGAAGACCTCTTTCAAATTGGTACAATCGGGCTAATTAAAGCCATTGACAAATTCGACTTTAGTTATGGAGTTAAATTTTCAACCTATGCCGTCCCTATGATTATTGGAGAAATACGACGTTTTCTCAGAGATGATCACCCGGTTAAGGTCCCTCGCTCCTATAAAGAACTGGTCTATAAAGTAAATCGGGCTCGAGATGAACTATCTGCCACTTTAGGCAGAGAAGCCACTATTGGGGAAATTGCCAACAGTATAGGAGTTGATCGAGATGAGATCGTCGCCGCACTAGAGGCTATCCAAAGCCCAACCTCTATCTATGATACCCTCTATCAAGACGACTCGGATCCTATCTACGTTCTCGATCAACTCTCTGAGGAAAAGGATCTGGATCCCGGTTGGTTCGAAAAGATTGCTCTTAACGAGGTCTTGGACAAGCTTCCCGAAAGAGAAAAGCGCGTCCTGCTAATGCGTTTTTACGAAGATAAAACTCAGAGTCAAATCGCTAGCCTGCTTAATCTCTCCCAAGTTCAAATCTCGCGGATAGAACGGGCCGCTCTTCTTCGAATTCGCCAGCTATCTCAAGTCAATGACCGTTCGGACATTGACTATGGTGATAAATCGGACTAA
- the spoIIAA gene encoding anti-sigma F factor antagonist codes for MNLEKKIERLTLLLRIDGELDMHTAHTLRQAIDNEIEKRGIRTVILNLQDVQFVDSSGLGVILGRYKKLLPLGGKLKITNVPPHIYKIMELSGLPKIISFYQDEAHAYEEGRGA; via the coding sequence TTGAACCTTGAAAAAAAAATAGAACGCCTGACCCTACTACTGCGTATAGACGGCGAACTAGACATGCACACTGCTCACACTCTTCGACAAGCCATAGATAATGAGATTGAAAAGCGAGGAATTCGAACGGTCATCCTTAATCTTCAAGACGTTCAGTTTGTCGATAGTTCTGGTCTAGGGGTCATCTTGGGTAGGTACAAGAAACTACTTCCTTTAGGCGGAAAGTTAAAAATCACAAATGTACCCCCCCACATTTATAAAATCATGGAATTATCCGGTTTACCTAAGATCATCAGCTTCTATCAAGACGAAGCACATGCCTATGAGGAAGGAAGGGGAGCTTAA
- the ald gene encoding alanine dehydrogenase, giving the protein MLIGVPKEVKNNESRVAITPAGVHAFTLTGHKVFVEKEAGEGSGITDQQYMDAGAQIVDSAEEVWTADMIIKVKEPVQEEYGYFKKGQILFTYLHLAKEPELTKMLMEKQVVAIAYETIQLDNGSLPLLIPMSEVAGRMSIQIGAELLEKPKGGKGVLLGGVPGVTPANVTIIGGGIVGTNAARMAIGLGAGVTIVEKSTQRLRDIDEMFNGRVRTLASNPFNIANSVAKADLLVGAVLIPGARAPHLVTEDMVQAMSPGSVIVDVAIDQGGSIATIDRVTTHDDPTFIKYGVVHYAVPNIAGAVARTSTFALTNVTLGYALEIVNKGYFKAIQENRSLRKGVNVINGKLTYKAVAQSLNIMYTPLEEALL; this is encoded by the coding sequence ATGCTGATTGGAGTACCGAAAGAGGTTAAAAACAATGAGAGTCGTGTAGCTATTACTCCGGCAGGAGTCCACGCGTTTACTTTAACTGGGCACAAAGTGTTCGTGGAAAAGGAAGCTGGAGAAGGAAGTGGCATTACCGATCAACAGTATATGGATGCTGGTGCTCAGATCGTTGATTCAGCCGAAGAAGTTTGGACAGCTGATATGATTATTAAGGTTAAGGAACCGGTTCAGGAAGAATACGGGTATTTTAAAAAGGGACAAATCCTATTTACTTATTTGCATCTAGCTAAAGAACCCGAATTAACCAAGATGCTCATGGAGAAACAAGTCGTCGCCATAGCCTACGAAACCATTCAATTAGATAATGGGTCACTGCCTTTGCTTATTCCGATGAGTGAAGTAGCAGGTCGTATGTCAATACAAATTGGAGCTGAATTATTAGAAAAACCCAAAGGTGGCAAGGGAGTTCTACTAGGTGGAGTTCCTGGGGTAACCCCTGCTAATGTAACCATCATTGGAGGGGGAATTGTTGGAACGAATGCAGCCAGGATGGCTATAGGCCTAGGTGCAGGAGTTACAATTGTGGAAAAGAGTACACAAAGACTAAGAGACATTGATGAAATGTTTAACGGCAGAGTTAGAACATTAGCGTCTAACCCGTTCAATATTGCCAACAGTGTTGCTAAAGCCGATTTGCTCGTTGGCGCTGTACTTATACCAGGTGCCCGGGCGCCGCATTTAGTTACTGAAGATATGGTTCAAGCAATGTCACCAGGCAGTGTTATCGTTGATGTTGCAATTGACCAAGGGGGAAGTATTGCGACTATTGATCGTGTTACAACTCATGATGATCCCACTTTTATTAAATATGGTGTTGTTCATTATGCCGTTCCCAATATTGCCGGAGCAGTTGCTCGAACATCAACTTTTGCTCTGACTAATGTAACCCTTGGGTATGCTCTTGAGATTGTTAATAAGGGTTATTTCAAAGCGATTCAAGAAAATAGATCCTTACGTAAAGGGGTCAATGTCATTAATGGTAAGTTGACCTATAAAGCTGTCGCTCAATCACTCAACATAATGTATACCCCCTTAGAAGAAGCCCTCCTCTAA
- a CDS encoding purine-nucleoside phosphorylase — MISENEYNSKLDEVRKYIADRVSSKPGLGIILGSGLGAFADLVKDKVTIRYKDIPHFPVSTVEGHAGQLVFGKVEEREVVIMQGRFHYYEGYTMQEVTFPVRAMQVLGVTGLIVTNAAGGINQEFRPGDLVIIKDHLNMLGDNPLRGSNLSNLGPRFPDLSDAYNSEWRKRALSIMQEYGIQPHEGVYAAMSGPSYETPAEIRHLRVSGADMVGMSTVPEVIVANHGGMKVLGISCVTNMAAGILPQKLSHAEVMETAERVEKKFVDFVQGLLRVL, encoded by the coding sequence ATGATTTCCGAGAATGAATACAATTCGAAATTAGACGAAGTGCGTAAATATATTGCAGATAGAGTTTCCTCAAAACCTGGGCTTGGAATTATCTTAGGCTCGGGATTAGGAGCTTTTGCGGATCTTGTCAAAGATAAAGTAACAATCAGATATAAAGATATTCCCCATTTTCCTGTATCGACAGTAGAGGGACATGCCGGGCAATTAGTTTTTGGCAAGGTTGAAGAACGGGAAGTAGTGATAATGCAAGGGCGCTTTCATTATTACGAAGGTTACACTATGCAAGAAGTAACCTTTCCAGTTCGAGCAATGCAAGTTTTAGGAGTGACCGGACTGATTGTTACTAATGCTGCAGGTGGTATAAATCAGGAATTTCGGCCAGGGGATCTAGTCATCATTAAAGATCATCTCAACATGTTAGGGGATAATCCCTTACGTGGTTCGAATCTATCAAATTTAGGGCCGCGTTTCCCAGACCTTAGTGATGCCTACAATTCCGAGTGGCGTAAAAGAGCCTTATCGATTATGCAGGAATATGGTATTCAGCCTCACGAAGGGGTATATGCGGCAATGAGCGGGCCCAGCTATGAAACCCCTGCCGAGATTCGTCATTTGAGAGTAAGTGGTGCTGATATGGTCGGCATGAGTACAGTTCCCGAAGTCATTGTTGCCAATCATGGCGGAATGAAAGTTTTAGGGATTTCCTGTGTAACGAATATGGCGGCAGGCATTTTGCCGCAAAAGTTGAGTCATGCCGAAGTTATGGAAACTGCTGAACGGGTTGAGAAAAAATTCGTTGATTTTGTACAAGGTCTCCTGAGAGTACTGTAA
- a CDS encoding endonuclease Q family protein: MVFADLHIHIGQSLDGKCVKVTGAKSLTLPNIIHIAREVKGLSLVGIVDSHSPSVQGDYKALLASGDMKPLSSGGYSCKGLVLVPGHEIELQVGEGNAHLLAYFPYIEQVEQYVRSIKNCIKNWQLSTQKGYLPIDLWLEAVSQAEGIWFPAHVFTPHKGIYGNCCRRLRDVLPTLPNAIEIGLSADRSMAESVSELDSMVMFSNSDAHSLPNIAREYNSFTRTDLSFGGLLDLVSRKTKGVIQNYGLPPKIGKYHRTYCLTCEKVVPNPAPQLTCPRCGSRQVVMGVLDRLLSIADRPIGKHDVSTYVHQVPLRQLPGIGTKMYERLLKAFGTEMAIMHQVEFEELQSIAGEKVAAWIIKARHGELVVDAGGGGLFGRVVDILSYPME; the protein is encoded by the coding sequence ATGGTCTTTGCAGATCTGCACATTCATATCGGTCAAAGCCTTGATGGGAAATGTGTGAAAGTTACTGGGGCAAAGTCATTAACACTGCCCAATATTATTCATATAGCCAGAGAAGTAAAGGGGCTCTCCTTAGTTGGGATTGTAGATTCTCATTCCCCAAGCGTCCAAGGGGATTACAAGGCTTTACTTGCCTCAGGGGATATGAAACCCCTTTCAAGTGGAGGATATTCCTGTAAAGGTTTAGTACTGGTTCCAGGACATGAAATTGAATTACAGGTGGGAGAAGGGAACGCTCATTTATTGGCCTACTTCCCATATATCGAGCAAGTAGAACAATATGTTCGCTCTATAAAGAATTGCATCAAGAACTGGCAGTTGAGTACCCAGAAAGGCTACCTTCCAATCGATTTATGGTTAGAAGCTGTTAGCCAGGCAGAGGGAATCTGGTTTCCAGCCCATGTTTTCACACCCCATAAAGGTATTTACGGAAATTGTTGTCGGCGCTTAAGAGATGTCCTGCCAACCTTGCCTAATGCTATAGAAATTGGCCTTAGTGCTGATCGAAGTATGGCTGAGAGCGTCAGCGAACTTGATTCAATGGTAATGTTCAGTAACTCAGATGCTCACTCTCTGCCTAATATTGCCCGAGAGTATAACTCATTTACCCGGACTGACCTCTCTTTTGGAGGATTGTTGGATTTGGTCAGTAGAAAAACCAAAGGAGTAATTCAAAATTACGGCTTGCCCCCGAAAATTGGGAAATATCATCGAACCTATTGTTTGACATGTGAGAAAGTGGTTCCTAACCCTGCCCCACAGCTGACATGTCCGAGATGCGGAAGCCGACAGGTGGTTATGGGAGTCTTAGATCGCTTATTAAGTATAGCTGACCGTCCAATCGGTAAACATGATGTTTCAACCTATGTTCATCAAGTTCCCTTGAGGCAGCTCCCTGGAATTGGAACTAAAATGTATGAGCGTTTATTAAAGGCCTTTGGTACGGAAATGGCTATAATGCATCAAGTTGAATTTGAAGAATTGCAGTCCATTGCGGGTGAAAAAGTCGCGGCTTGGATTATTAAAGCACGCCATGGAGAATTAGTAGTAGATGCCGGTGGTGGAGGACTATTTGGCAGAGTTGTGGACATACTTTCCTATCCTATGGAATAA
- a CDS encoding stage II sporulation protein M — protein sequence MWKQLGEHIRQYWVIYLTLSSVYLAGIVFGGVGVNALGVSETSQLGNFLETLLKSQPTTFEPAFLGQLARDMFIMMAGIWILGLTIIGAPLIYLIVFTRGFILGFTISFIIGAKGTLGIALVLTTMFVPTIFAIPLLLLGAGLATIFSFLLLRGKARGESLRREFLYYTAAAAFVSVGAVAVGVAQGYFSILGLRFFHL from the coding sequence ATGTGGAAACAGCTTGGCGAACACATTCGGCAATATTGGGTTATTTATCTTACGCTTTCCAGTGTTTATCTTGCGGGTATAGTTTTTGGGGGAGTAGGGGTTAATGCTTTAGGGGTTTCCGAAACCTCTCAATTAGGAAATTTTTTAGAGACACTTTTGAAAAGTCAACCAACAACATTTGAGCCTGCCTTTCTAGGACAGTTGGCCAGGGATATGTTCATTATGATGGCTGGAATTTGGATCTTAGGGCTTACGATTATTGGTGCGCCATTAATCTATTTGATTGTTTTTACTCGAGGATTCATTTTAGGCTTTACAATTAGTTTTATTATTGGTGCCAAAGGTACGCTAGGAATCGCTCTGGTATTAACGACTATGTTTGTACCAACAATATTTGCTATTCCTTTATTGCTGCTTGGGGCGGGGCTGGCTACAATCTTTTCATTTCTATTACTCCGTGGTAAAGCTAGAGGAGAGTCTTTGAGAAGGGAGTTTTTATATTATACTGCAGCAGCTGCCTTTGTTTCTGTGGGTGCTGTTGCTGTGGGAGTTGCACAAGGGTATTTTTCAATCCTTGGTTTGCGCTTTTTCCATCTTTAA
- the xerD gene encoding site-specific tyrosine recombinase XerD, whose protein sequence is MTSEEKLLKKFLTYLQVERGLSENTRQAYERDLRQLRIYLKERGTDLLACEGNDLFLFLLLCKENGKSPRTIARCNATIRGFFAFLLDEGQRQDNPTTYLVTPKLNQQLPKVLSEVTLDKLLKSEEESDLSLRNLALLEVLYSCGLRVSELIGLHLSDVSLDVGYVRCIGKGNKERIVPLGEQAIQVLESYLSGSRKRLCGKKTTDILFLNAHGRALTRQGVVYILKKWGKEHNLEQSISPHMFRHSFATHLLDHGADLRSVQEMLGHADIATTQIYTHLTRRRLLDVFQKAHPRANYKLKE, encoded by the coding sequence GTGACCTCCGAAGAAAAGCTATTAAAAAAGTTCTTAACATATCTTCAGGTTGAGCGAGGGCTTTCGGAGAACACAAGGCAGGCGTACGAACGTGATTTGCGTCAGCTAAGGATTTATCTAAAGGAACGGGGAACAGACCTTCTGGCATGTGAGGGAAATGACTTATTCTTGTTCCTATTACTATGTAAAGAAAATGGAAAATCACCTCGAACTATTGCACGTTGTAATGCAACTATACGAGGATTTTTTGCTTTTTTACTAGACGAAGGGCAACGTCAGGATAATCCAACGACCTATTTAGTAACTCCAAAGTTAAATCAACAACTACCAAAGGTGTTGTCAGAAGTGACGCTGGACAAACTACTAAAATCAGAGGAGGAATCGGATCTTTCACTCCGGAATCTGGCCCTCTTAGAGGTTCTCTATAGCTGTGGACTTCGAGTTTCAGAATTGATTGGATTGCATTTGTCAGATGTTTCATTGGATGTTGGCTATGTACGTTGTATTGGTAAAGGAAATAAGGAGCGTATTGTTCCTTTAGGCGAACAGGCTATTCAAGTATTAGAGAGTTACTTAAGTGGATCACGAAAACGTTTGTGTGGAAAAAAGACTACCGATATTCTTTTTTTAAATGCTCATGGTCGAGCTCTAACACGACAAGGAGTGGTTTATATTCTAAAAAAATGGGGAAAAGAGCATAATCTTGAGCAATCAATTTCCCCTCATATGTTTCGGCATAGTTTCGCAACTCATCTTTTGGATCATGGAGCTGATCTGCGTTCAGTTCAAGAAATGCTAGGTCATGCGGACATTGCTACCACACAAATTTATACCCATTTGACAAGGCGTCGCTTGTTAGATGTTTTTCAAAAAGCTCATCCACGAGCGAATTATAAGCTTAAGGAGTGA
- the spoIIAB gene encoding anti-sigma F factor, producing MKSNQITLTFSSIAENVSIARLLIASIGGQLDLSLNDIEELKVAVSEAVSNAIIHGYKSNPNNIVYFNLEITKDSLIIVVRDEGCGISDLEQAMQPAFSTDPERMGLGFVFMQSFMDELQVDSKLEVGTTVTMKKHLKQTPISSH from the coding sequence ATGAAATCTAACCAAATAACCCTCACATTTTCAAGTATTGCTGAAAATGTAAGCATTGCCCGATTACTCATTGCTTCTATAGGAGGGCAATTAGATCTTTCACTAAACGATATTGAAGAACTCAAAGTAGCTGTTTCGGAAGCTGTTTCCAATGCGATTATCCACGGTTACAAAAGTAACCCTAATAACATTGTCTATTTCAATCTAGAAATCACAAAAGATAGCTTGATAATTGTAGTAAGAGATGAAGGATGCGGCATCTCGGATCTAGAGCAAGCTATGCAACCCGCTTTTAGTACGGATCCTGAACGAATGGGCCTGGGCTTTGTCTTCATGCAATCTTTCATGGACGAGCTTCAAGTAGACTCTAAGCTTGAAGTGGGAACAACAGTAACCATGAAGAAGCACCTCAAGCAAACACCCATCTCCTCTCATTAG
- a CDS encoding D-alanyl-D-alanine carboxypeptidase family protein, with protein MRKIISIVFAMVIALGNIGLMNVQPVLGVEIETEATSAILMDAASGRILYEKESHKELPPASVTKIMTLLVAADAVAQEKVKLTDTVTASENACKLGGSQIYLEPGETFSLEQMLIAIAVGSANDGCVAVAEHVSGTHEAFVEEMNRKAKELGLKNTHFANAYGLPAEGHYTSAYDLATISREALKYPLIRKLTSIKEYDLREGKFKLWNTNKLLWWYPGADGLKTGWTNEAKYCLASTVERNGLRLICVVMGVPQVRGHFAESMKIYNYGFAKYEFKQFAPAEEKQGVVKVSKGVEDEAVAITEKALGATVEKGKDKNFWVETKLNPEISAPIEKGQKLGEVLLYQNEQLQASVNLIADRSVAKAGLVNQLTRTMKGVFGF; from the coding sequence ATGCGTAAAATTATATCAATAGTTTTTGCTATGGTAATTGCCCTTGGGAACATAGGTCTTATGAACGTGCAGCCGGTATTAGGAGTTGAGATCGAGACTGAAGCGACAAGCGCCATTTTAATGGATGCAGCTTCCGGTCGAATCCTGTATGAAAAAGAATCGCATAAAGAGTTACCACCTGCCAGTGTTACGAAGATTATGACCTTATTGGTAGCAGCTGACGCTGTAGCCCAAGAAAAAGTTAAACTTACAGACACAGTAACAGCAAGTGAGAATGCCTGTAAACTAGGGGGGTCTCAAATTTATCTTGAGCCCGGGGAAACATTCTCCTTAGAGCAAATGTTAATTGCCATAGCAGTAGGGTCAGCTAACGATGGTTGTGTAGCAGTCGCTGAACACGTTAGTGGTACCCATGAAGCCTTTGTAGAAGAAATGAATCGCAAGGCCAAAGAATTAGGGCTGAAAAATACCCATTTTGCGAATGCTTATGGGCTGCCGGCGGAAGGACATTATACAAGTGCTTATGACTTAGCAACCATATCTCGGGAGGCTCTAAAGTACCCCCTTATCCGTAAACTGACTAGTATCAAAGAATATGATTTGCGTGAGGGCAAATTCAAACTTTGGAACACTAACAAGTTATTATGGTGGTACCCCGGAGCTGATGGACTAAAAACCGGTTGGACTAATGAAGCTAAGTATTGTCTTGCTTCAACGGTTGAGAGAAACGGACTCAGGTTAATATGTGTTGTTATGGGTGTGCCTCAAGTCAGAGGGCATTTTGCAGAATCTATGAAAATCTATAACTATGGATTTGCTAAATATGAATTTAAACAGTTCGCTCCTGCTGAAGAAAAGCAAGGTGTAGTTAAGGTGAGTAAAGGGGTTGAAGATGAGGCTGTTGCTATCACAGAGAAAGCCTTGGGAGCAACCGTTGAAAAAGGAAAAGATAAAAATTTCTGGGTCGAGACAAAGCTTAACCCAGAAATAAGTGCACCTATTGAAAAAGGACAAAAGTTAGGAGAGGTTCTCCTTTACCAAAATGAACAGCTGCAAGCTAGTGTTAACTTAATTGCAGATCGCTCCGTTGCCAAAGCAGGGTTGGTCAATCAGTTGACACGTACTATGAAAGGTGTATTTGGTTTTTAA
- a CDS encoding phosphopentomutase — MPRRVIIIVLDSVGIGEMPDAVKYGDVGSYTLGNIAHQRGGLKLPHLQKLGIGNINSITGVPATPNPLGNYGKMAERSLGKDTTTGHWEMAGVILERALPTFPKGFPKEFIDSYEQAIGRNVMGNEVASGTEIIQRLGEEHVRTGKPIVYTSADSVFQVAAHEEIIPLPELMRICQIARDMLTEELQVGRVIARPFLGKPGNFYRTTNRHDFALEPPHKILLEYIKERGLEVSTVGKIKDIYAGRGVTSSVLTKGNMDGVNKILEFMSKTEKGLIMANLVDFDMLYGHRNDVEGYGKALEEFDERLPEIIQELRSEDMLVITADHGCDPTHPGSDHTREYVPLLVLGPNLSRGVNLGVRSTFADLGATVAEYLNTEPLLNGKSFYEEIGNTGG; from the coding sequence ATGCCTCGGAGAGTAATAATAATTGTTTTAGACAGTGTGGGAATTGGTGAAATGCCTGATGCAGTGAAGTATGGTGATGTGGGAAGCTACACCCTGGGCAATATTGCTCATCAGCGCGGGGGACTTAAGCTGCCCCATCTCCAAAAACTTGGTATCGGGAATATTAATTCTATCACAGGAGTTCCGGCTACCCCTAACCCCTTGGGGAACTATGGGAAAATGGCGGAACGATCTTTAGGGAAGGATACAACAACCGGGCATTGGGAGATGGCAGGGGTGATTTTAGAGAGAGCCCTTCCGACCTTCCCTAAAGGTTTCCCTAAAGAGTTTATTGACAGTTATGAGCAAGCTATCGGGAGAAATGTGATGGGTAATGAAGTTGCCTCCGGGACGGAAATTATTCAGCGCCTTGGGGAAGAGCATGTTCGGACAGGAAAACCCATTGTCTATACCTCAGCAGACTCAGTTTTTCAAGTGGCTGCCCACGAGGAAATCATTCCTTTACCGGAGTTAATGCGGATTTGTCAGATTGCCAGGGATATGCTAACTGAGGAATTGCAAGTAGGACGTGTGATAGCGAGACCGTTTCTGGGTAAACCCGGAAACTTTTATCGAACTACCAATCGGCATGATTTTGCCCTAGAACCTCCCCATAAGATATTGTTGGAATATATCAAGGAACGTGGGTTGGAAGTCTCTACGGTAGGAAAGATCAAGGATATTTATGCTGGTCGGGGCGTTACCAGTTCAGTACTTACTAAAGGGAATATGGATGGTGTCAATAAAATCTTAGAGTTTATGTCTAAGACAGAGAAAGGTCTAATTATGGCTAATCTCGTTGACTTTGACATGTTATATGGACACCGCAATGATGTGGAGGGGTATGGTAAAGCCTTAGAGGAATTTGATGAGCGTTTGCCCGAAATAATTCAAGAATTGCGTTCAGAGGATATGCTGGTTATTACAGCTGATCATGGGTGTGATCCAACCCACCCTGGATCAGATCACACAAGGGAATATGTACCGCTCTTAGTTTTGGGTCCTAATTTGTCTAGAGGAGTTAATCTCGGTGTGAGGTCGACTTTCGCAGATCTAGGAGCCACCGTTGCAGAATACCTGAATACTGAACCGTTGCTCAATGGAAAAAGTTTTTATGAAGAGATAGGGAATACAGGAGGATGA
- a CDS encoding pyrimidine-nucleoside phosphorylase: MRMVDLIEKKRDGEPLTKQEIRFIINGYVKGDIPDYQMSAWAMAVFFRGMSLEETAELTLSMANSGDKLDLSTLGGRFVDKHSTGGVGDKTTLLLGPMVAACGVPVAKMSGRGLGHTGGTIDKLSSIPGFRVELEQDQFLSQVKKIGLAVISQTGNLVPADKKLYALRDVTGTVSSIPLIASSVMSKKIAAGAQGIVLDVKYGSGAFMKTVEDARKLARTMVDIGKALGRQTIAVLSNMSQPLGRAVGNSLEVLEVADALQGKGPKDLMDVCFELGAWMLVAGDSVANVGEGKKCLRHSIETGAAWKKFLAFVSEQGGDAEAVASRRLNIAPWNLPILASESGYVQPFDAHKIGILAMTLGAGRVTKESPIDLGTGVMLVKKAGEWVEAGEPILELYGSDKEKLAEGILLAKELVSVSSDGSELPSLIDEVIQ, encoded by the coding sequence ATGCGAATGGTGGATCTTATTGAAAAGAAAAGAGATGGGGAACCCCTTACTAAGCAGGAAATTCGCTTTATCATTAATGGGTATGTGAAAGGAGATATTCCTGATTATCAAATGTCTGCTTGGGCAATGGCAGTGTTTTTTAGAGGTATGTCCCTGGAAGAAACTGCGGAACTGACTCTTTCAATGGCTAATAGCGGAGACAAGCTGGATCTTTCTACTTTAGGGGGAAGATTTGTTGATAAGCATAGTACCGGCGGGGTTGGCGATAAAACGACCTTGCTCCTTGGTCCAATGGTTGCAGCCTGTGGTGTCCCTGTGGCTAAAATGTCCGGAAGAGGACTTGGACATACTGGTGGAACCATCGATAAGTTGAGTTCAATACCCGGATTTCGTGTTGAGCTTGAGCAAGATCAATTTTTATCCCAAGTTAAGAAAATCGGTCTAGCCGTAATCTCTCAAACAGGGAATCTTGTTCCCGCTGACAAGAAGCTTTATGCTTTGCGTGATGTAACTGGAACTGTTAGCTCTATTCCCCTTATTGCCTCTTCGGTGATGAGTAAGAAAATTGCCGCCGGTGCTCAAGGAATTGTCTTAGACGTTAAGTATGGCTCTGGGGCCTTTATGAAGACGGTTGAGGATGCTCGAAAATTGGCCAGAACCATGGTGGATATCGGAAAGGCTCTAGGACGTCAGACAATTGCTGTCTTGAGTAATATGAGCCAGCCTCTTGGCCGTGCAGTAGGTAACAGCCTGGAAGTCCTTGAAGTAGCAGATGCTCTGCAGGGGAAGGGACCAAAGGATTTAATGGATGTGTGTTTCGAATTAGGAGCTTGGATGTTGGTTGCCGGCGACTCTGTAGCTAATGTGGGGGAAGGCAAGAAATGTTTGCGTCATAGTATTGAAACTGGGGCAGCGTGGAAAAAATTCTTAGCTTTTGTGTCAGAACAGGGAGGAGACGCCGAAGCGGTAGCCTCTCGACGCCTTAATATTGCTCCGTGGAACCTGCCAATCCTAGCCTCTGAATCAGGATATGTGCAGCCCTTCGACGCCCATAAAATAGGGATCTTAGCTATGACTCTCGGCGCAGGTAGAGTCACTAAAGAAAGCCCTATTGATTTGGGAACAGGAGTCATGCTTGTCAAAAAGGCTGGGGAATGGGTTGAAGCTGGAGAACCAATTTTAGAGCTTTATGGAAGTGATAAAGAGAAGTTGGCAGAAGGAATTCTTTTGGCTAAAGAATTAGTTTCAGTAAGTAGTGATGGATCTGAACTTCCTTCTTTAATTGATGAAGTAATACAATAG